GAAAGGAAAGTTCGCAGTTGAGCTCATTCACTATCTGTAAGCCTTAGCACAAGGTACAATTCTAGATCATTGCCATTTGTAGTCACTTGTTTTCACATAAAGCTGGAAGTTTCTTAGAAGCCATAGGTAGGTCTtgtataacattaaaaaaatcctgCATTAAGGTCAACTGTGATATTCAGGTTTAATTTCAACTTTTGTAGACCATAAAAAGGCAAGAGAACATCATATTATTTTAGACTGTAATACTGACTTCTTCATGCCCAAATCTTTTGTagataaacataaattttaacgTTTTCAACGTTGTTAATATTGAGAGCATTGAATTTAATGACTAAGGATTTCTTATGATAACTTtccttttctaatatttattcatAGACAAATTTAGAATACACAAGGTTAGATTAAATGTATAAATACTAATACATAAAATGGAAGCCAAGCTTTGTCTGCTAGCTGCTGATAGCAAGAGAGAATTTTTCATCTTCTAGTATAATTTTCCAAGAAAAGGTATAGGATCAGTTATAGAATGAACAATTAGTATCAAAATCAGATGGTAATATGTCATCCCTATTTATTATGGAGCAGTAAAACATCATGAATCAATCCCTAATGTATCAAATTAGTTAACTAATTCAGTTTTGTTGGACACTAGTTTATACAGTCGATCATCAACGCTTGTTCAGTGGCTCAAGCCTTCTGAAGgtacaattaaaatcaaaattgatggtTGTCCCAATGGTAATCCAGGAAGATCAGGAATTGGAGGCTTGTTAAGAAATGTTAGTGGGAACTGGATCATTGGCTTCTCCGGGTTTATTGGCTTGTCTTCTAAAGTGATTGTTGAATTAAATACTATTAGATTTGGATCATTGCTTGCTTGGAGTAAGGGGTATTGAAGAGTGATTTTTTAAGCTGATTCGCTAGAGGCATTGGAGTTAATTAATGGATGTCTTTCATCTGCTCAtccttctttcatttttattgagGATATTAGACTGTCGATGAAGTGGGATTGGTGTTGTTGTGTTCAACATGTGTTGCAGGAAGTATACAGCGCTGCTGATTATCTAGCTAAGTTAGGATCTTCTAGTGCTGATAAGGAGACTAGGTGGTTCTTTCCTCCAGGGCTCTTGTCTTTACTGTCTGCAGATTCTGCTGGTGCTACCTTTTGGCTTGTTTCATTATTTCctttacacaaaaaaagaaaaaatagtttcgTTGGAAAAGACCAAACCACtaaaatcttttaatatatgaagCCAAAAATTATTAACGGCCACGTAGAAATAACAGTAAACCTACTCAaattcttcttctgttttttcccCTAAAATGCCTTCTTTCATAGATATGCActagttttttcattttcttattttcatgaacatatcttttttattagccTATtgctttttgaataaaaaaataaagtctattaaaataaattttcataaaaatcacAATCATTTAAATCAAGGTggaaaaaaatatctctttaatcaaaactcttttttttttctttataaattttacatattagatttttatataataattcaaaaggTAATCAATGCTAGACCAGCCTGCttggtttttatcttttttaaaagttgcccttctaatttatttaattaaacagaTGATGTATCATTTGCCTGGATTGTTTTGAACTTTTCTTCTTACCGGAAAAAGTAGATCCAAGCTTAAAAagctttttgaagtttttttttttttttcctatcatatgaaggggttaaaaataggtgaatttcaaaatagattttttattcaaaaacctaACTTTCCAACTCAACTTAGCAAATGACATGTCatctatttaattaaagaaattagaaggataatatatatatatatatatatatttttttttttaatttttataaattttacacATGaggtttttatataataattcgAAAAGTAATCAATGCTATACCGGCGTGCTTGgccttttttttaaagaaaatagattCCCTCAAGTCTTGCAACAAATGTGAAAACTGTGCCCTGAAacctaaatataattatgacaATGTGCAAAAACCTTACATTAGATCCAACACTTTCTAACCATTTAATTGCGTGAAGCTGTATGGATCATTGAAACCAAGTTCCAGGAAATGGACTACCAAACTGAAGTTGACAGATAACAAAACTGCATCGAACTTTGATACAGAGAGCTACTGCATCCTTTTTTTCGATTATTCAAGTGTGCGTTAGTTTAAGAGGTGTGCTGTGCGTAAACAAACGATCCCCAAGTCTTTTTCCTGTGTAGAGCAGAATTTTCTAGGAGACAAAACAAAGTTCTGACTAGGATGCACCCCATCGCCTGCAAAGATTCCAGCCAAAAATAAGTAGGTGCAGCTTCGGTTTTCTTTCATAGTTACATCCAAAAGCCAAAAGTTCAGTAATTTTTCCACTCCTTTCTTGTGTAGAAATAAAATGTGAAAACAGAGGATAACACCTAAAAATTGGTGTTAACTATTAATGCTTAGAGAGAACCAAGCGTCTGGAACTACAAAAGAAGGTTCTTATGAATATCATATGCTCGCAATTCACAGAAGATACCTGTGCAAATGAAGCTGAATCTTGGGAAAATAGCAAAAATTACAACGACTAAAGAAGCAATTTATTAAAGTATCACTGCTGTGGAACAAAGACAAATTCTCTCAACCCTAACTATATTTGAAATCTGCTCTACAAATACATGTCTTCAATACATGCTGATACTTGGGAGGAAGGGGTTGCATACATTTCTTTGGATTTCATCTTGAAATCAACTAATCCGAAAATCAGATTAGTTGTAAATGTGTAGTCAGGGATTTTTTACAATGATTCATAGATAAAAGGAAGGGTTGAGCAGGAGCTCACACTGCTACAAATTGACATAGAATCTACAAATCAAAGAATCATATGAAACTAGCGTAGACATGGAGATTAGTGCTACATCATTATTGGTGTCactgaattttcttgtttgtatCATAATACAGATGGTGGTCAATTGGATATATGGTTAATATAAGAATATGGAGTCAAGCAGTCATGGAGGATACGTGGTAAATGAGCCATCGGATTCATAATTAATACCAATTATTATTGTGGGGAGGAGATGAGAACATTTTGATGTTAAATGATTCAAACAACACGTGCTCTCTAGTTTTGTATAATCCAAGGACCAGGGAGAAAAGAGAGCCCTCCTGCATCTTTTTAACATTTACTTATTCATACTCCAATCCTTCCTTCCTTGATCGATGTCTTGACTATTGATGAATGTTGAAAGGTTCTATCTGACAAGCCAAACAAGAGAGGGAGGAGTTCACAATCATATTTGAGTAGAAGCTAGCGCACTTGTGACTAAAGTTGACTGACGGTATGCAGTCCCAGTGTTCTGTATTCACTTTTATTTCTGTGAACCAGCTTTAATAATTGCatgttatttcaaattaatgacTTGGATTTCTATATCATAGTTGTCTGCTTTTTCCTTCCATTCATAAACCATAGCTAACCTCCTAATTACTTCTTCCTCAGAACTAATTCTCTCTTTGAAAAGGTCTAACTACTAAAATCTTTCAACATGAAGCTAAATTTCATCAGAAACAAGTATAATCAGCCTGTTTATTAGATCTCTAAACTTGATGATATATTTTCCAGATAACATGTGTTATTTGATGCTTGTTTTAGGATGGCCAATCTAAATGACTGTGTTTCGATTGTCAACAGGAGGCAAATCTCATGAGTCGGTAACACGACAGACACAGGTTTTCAACATTGAGTTCCACAAATGTTTAAACCACAGAAGACTTGTCTTTCACTTGCAGCGCATATAAAATCTCTCCCCGCCATTGAATGTAAGTGTCACCTTGCCAAAGCCTTGCCTCACAATCCCTTGGTCGATTAAACTCTGTGATCGGCATTCAACGTTTCCACACAAGAAAGAGAGGGAGTAGTTAACCAGCtatatattcaaacaaaaagTTGCCAGtgtaagatttttaaatttttttttgttcaagacAGACCTAATAAACAGATTACCGtgcaatatattttgtttgtttcattgTGAGGCCCATGAGCTTCGGGCAGGGGTTCCTTCCATCCTTGATTCGGGATGCCCAAGTATAAATTTGTAGagaaaaatcagatttttataattagaattctAGTTGATACTGGTTTACGTAGTTTCCGACCTCAGAAAGAATTCTAGTTGTACCGAGgcatgattttgaaaaatatggttCAGAAATCCAACTCTTATTGTTTGAGAAGGAGGATATACTGATAGATTTGCCCTCCTTGGTAACCTGCAAGGTTGGAAGCACTAAGAATAATTGCTGCCAGCAGAATATAGAAGAGTAATCACCAGCATTAGAGGACCCGTTTTAGCCGACGTTGGTGAGTGCTTTTTGAGCTACAATTAGTCAGGAATTTTTGGGAGGATTTCCGATCAAGTCTATCTCTAATATGGCTGGTATAGCTATTCTGCAAGTCTAGCTTTTGTATTCAGGTTTTGATTGTGCAAATCTAATCCACTTTGCCTTTGAGTTTCTCGATAACTAGCTGAACCCTGCTGATATTCTTTCATGGTGCTGGTTCTCGAAGGACGATGTTCTTGGAAGGACACGAGAAGAAGCAAAGCGgagaaatggaaaaaagaaaacagctaACAGGGAACTGATCTTTAACGGCGAGAAAAGATGAGTCTGAATCCGAAtaaacttttctttcttctttttgttaggGAATTGAACTTGGGAATCTATTTCAGAAATTACTGTCGCTTTAGCAAGTGTTGGGTTGGAAAACAGATTCTTCCCCATCAGGTCATTCCGAATTTGAGCCTAGTAATGCCCCTTCATCCATTGTAGGGCTCCAGtttttcttctctccccttttccTATCCCAACGATGGGCATAAAGATAATGCCGAAGTCTTTTTGGCCAGCTTCTTTGCCATTAAAATCTTATATCATTTAAAATAGGATTCCTTGAGCAACTGTACTAAATCCAATCTAGCTTGTTGTACTATTAATATGGTTTATCCATCGATTTCTTATGAAGGGCATTTGATTTTGTGCTTGGGTTTAATGATGAGGCCATTCTACCAAGATATTGTTTCTCATTACAATTTAGTTTATGTTACATTTAGCCATGATAAGTTTTTGGCATGAAGTAGTTTTAGCTGGCCTTGATTTGTGCATGATGATGGTTTCGTTTAATCTCTTATATGATTTATTCAATCAGATTAGGTTAGTCCATGTATAAGTCTGATTTGAGTAGCAAAATATGCTTGTTGGGAGTTTGTATCAAGTctgatttaaattatattaatgagTGTGAGTTTAGGTCACGTAGGGTTTAAAGTTGGCTTGAGTTAATTAagatgttgaaatttttttttataaggatcaataaaatatttcctaaaatttgattgaaaaattagttcattatTATCCCAATTATTTAGGATAATATTTTGCAATAAAAGAAGAATTTTCCTAGTCATGCAAGGAAACTAAGAAGATTGTCAGATCTGAATCCTAGACTTGGAATGGTTATTTAATGCTAAAGTTGGCTAAGTAATCCTAGATTTAGAAAGGTGGATTTTGGCCAAGAGTTATTTAAGTTAGggaattaagatattttatcttatttttcttgtatcatgtacaacatcaacaaaattaatattaagatttgttgtttttattattatttctatgtttgagtttaattaatattttgattttcagcTAAAATCCAAGTTTTGTTTAGATCAAGGTTTAGGTTTTCAACCCACAAAGATAGATCtattaggattatttttttagaattatttaaacATGTGTAACGCCTAAATTTTAGAATCTATGATGAATaatacttttgaatttttttagtttaacataTGAGAGggattcttgtatttttttgttcttaaataaactgaatttgacttattaaaaattaattgacgtCATGGCGTCATTCgattttattataatagtgTGGTGTCttgaaacaaatttttattgtgttatatttctataaaatgttttatgatttttcaggGTCAAATCTTATTCTTCAATCTTAATAGCAGATTGTATGAGCAAGAGGTTTCTATCAagtattattttagtttcattgCTATTTCAAATTCTTCTGAGCATGATTCTCATGGATGTTTTTCACTTGTACTAATTTCCAACTCTTTCTCCTCTTGAACAGCTACTTTTAACATAAGAAGCTCCAGTCAGGtaaccaaagaaaaaaggaaaaaaaaacgatcttgcttccttttaattttaacagctaatattccaaaaaaaaaaaaggaactctaatccttcaaaaaacaaagaaaattcgAACCCATGATGAAGAGCTAACAAAGAAGCATGTCATCATATACATAACTTCTACAAATAGGGCAGGTCAGATTCAGATCCAGCCATTGCTTTAAACAGCTTGAATGGAAAACATGTTTGCACGACGAAAGAACACAGCAGTCCACCCCCTTTTGAAAATCATCCAAGCATATCGCACATCCATTGCTAAAATACTCTGTCGTTTCATCGACTTGAATGATAGAAAATCGCAAGATGACAACAGTAGCAGGTTCTTCTTTTCCGGTTACCTGTCCTCTCTCTACATCATGAGGATGACGATCTTGGCCAAGGAGAACATCGAGCCGATTCTCCAAACAACTCCAACACAAGCTTACTAGTCCATAAACCATCACGACGAGGAGTACTGTTAATGCAACGGAGAGCAGTACAAGTGTAAGAATGATCAGTCGAGAGGGAGAAGTAAATAGGTTTTCTGTCATGGATATGAAACGCTGGTGTGTATATgacttggaaaaaaagaaaaagtattgCTAGCTGCTCCGTGTTACAGTAGTATATTTATAGAAGAGGCATGGGTTCCTTCAATAGCTGGAAGCCTTTTCTTTCTCGGAAACTCACCGGTGTCCAGCATGGGATTCCGGCAGCTTTGGCCTTCACGATTTGGCTTGAAACTATAAAAGAGATACTACTTTATATTGGAGAAGTaagaaacagaaaaggaaaaaaaaaaaaaaaaaaaacagagaaaacgaCTTTGGAAACTTGAGTTTCATACGTTATTATCGGGGGGGTTTTAGGGTTAGCATATATTTCGccgaaaaaaatatatttcctttttgttgCTGGTAATTTTCCCAGCAAAGAAATAAGATTggaatattttaacaaaataacacAAGTATTAGCAGATACTATAATAATCTTCAAATAAATTCTGTAAAAGAACTAataaatacttcgattaaaatattatctcaagATCCAAgttagttttatataaatataaaagattgaaatttatatGCCATGAAGCTGGATCCTTCACTAAAATGTAcgtacaatattttaaaaaaaaaaacttatgcatTACACCTCTTATTGATTGTTTGTCTTTTGTCATGTATACTTCATTCGAATATTAGAGGGAAATTAAAATACCAGAGTGGTCctggttgttaattttaaaacccgtGATAATTAGTCAAGATATACGCAAGTTAATCCGAAtactccatgtaaaaaaaaccaaagcagtGTACTCAAATTTACGGTAGCGACTCAAGTTGGCATTCAACTTATTAACGAGTTactgtttgatattttaaaaatattttttattttaaaatatattaaaataatatatactttttgtttttcaaaatttatttttgatattataaaataataaaattcaaaaatatttaaaaaattaaatgaaagaaaaaaaattaaatttggtgaaTACTATGGTTGGACTGCGGAAACAAATATTCTCTGAAAAATCATGTTTTGGTATTGTTTTTAGTTGGAATGCTtttcaagatgttttttttttataatttgtttttgtgaattttatataaatatgataaaattatatataaaaaaattgacaaccGCCAATTTTATGGTTTCAAAGATTGAAAAAGCAATTTCtactattttataaaacacaCATGAAATCATCTAAGGTGTCATCGATCTTCTCCTTGTCTACAAAACCCTCTTCTTCTGTTTTGGCAAAAATGGAAGAGAGAGTTGAGCCCTCAATTGCACGTTTTAACTTTAATAGAGTTTATTTGCACAATCATCCTTTGAGAGTCGAATATTTCTATAATTGAAGCCTTGTTTTTAGCTAAAAGCTGTCTAATGGCAccttagaaaaggaaaatagaagagaggagaaagaacTATGTACGGTCCCTTCTCTTTTGGCATGAAAAAACTACATGGAAGGTGATGCAAATGGAGGTCAAAACCTTGAAAACAAAGAACagcttaaatatttaattttgttttttttttatatatttttatttactaaaaggTTATTacattgttttataaataaataaaaacctccATGCATGAGTTACGAACAGTCAAATTTATCTGCAAGTAAAAAGTTTTATATCTAGAAGGATCATCTCTTGTAAAGCAAGGAAGAGTGAGTAGTAAGATTTAGGGTCCTGCTTTCGCCATGGTAAAAACCATTAAATCTCATCTGCAGGTGTCTGAAGTCTTTGAATTTCATTAACTTTTTGAATTTTCAGTCTTGAAAACAACCAGGATATTGTGTTATGAGAACATAAACAACAAACTGAACCCTCCTTGACTAAACTAATATATGattgttgtcatctttgaatTCCATGATCTTGAATTTTAgcctaaaaaataacttggaatATTTCCTGAATGCTTAGAAAAAACCATGTAGAGCATCCTTTAGACTAACTACACTAGTTAAAGGGGTTCGAGTTTGATCGTCTTGTTGAACAAGTCTGATAAATATTCAGCTAAATTCAACAGCAAGCAACCTGCAGAAAGCAAGAAAACAGTATCAACAATGTGGATTTATAAATCCAGCAAAAATTGCTTcctcaaagaagaagaagaagaagccatcCACCTGAAATTGAAAGTCACTACAAAGATTTTTAAGATTGTTAAcaccaaaaaagagaaaaggaaaaaagaaaatctgtgGCTTCTAAGACGCTTCATGGATATAAAAGCAACTGCCAAGCACCTCTTTTGAACATTCAAGGATGCAGAACTTTCCATGAAAAAGAATTTCCCTTTGTTTCCAATCACAACAAAAACATTAGTTCTTACAGCCCATAAAATCCTGATAAGAACATAACCAAACTGTATAAAGATTGTTTTGCATCCTGAATGGCgatattaaagaattaaaccTGCACACTTCGGAATATATTTGAACCAGAGAtgtattaaaagtaaaaatgttTTCCTGCTCTCAAATATTTCCTTAGGAACTCTTTATTGCCTCAGTCAAAGACCAGTAAATGCAGTATAAATTAAGTAGTTGCAAACACCACTACCTAGATTTCAGAGAAATCAACTCTCAGGAAAGCAAAATTTATCAGCACCCTAGAGTTTCCGTTGCCATGAAATTTCGTAGTCTtgtttgtttcttcattttcctaCTTTCAAATTTGTCACTTATTACTGGTGGTCATGATTTTGAAAGAGCAGCACTGTCAAATTTCAAATCATATCTTACACACCCGTCATATCAGCTGTCGTCATGGCAAGGTAAAAACTGCTGCAGTTGGCATGGAAGACGTTGTTCCAACACACTCCATGTTGTAGCTGCAGACGTCCGGAACCCTTGGTTTTATGATTTCATTCACATGTTCTGGTGTTGATCTGAGCATGAAATATAAAGGATTCACATACCAACTCGATGCGGTCCACACATACAAAAAATGCCTTGGAATGAAACATTCCCCGGGAAATAGGCCTTTTAAGGGGGCTCTTCGTGCTCAAACACTCCTGGAATGGTCTACATGGTGAGATTCTAAAAAATTGAAGCAGCAATTGCAATTCTCAGAATCAAACTTTCTCCAAGACTGCTTTAAAATAAATGGAGTGCCAGTCCTTTGGCAAATAAGGATGCTGTAAGTTGTATACACAAATCTGTTCAAAATTATACACAAATCTGTTCAAACTACTCTAGTATGCAAGAGTAGATCCAAAAAGAAAGGCAACCGTATGTTGACAAGGCAATTCAGGGAATGAGAATAAAACTGTATGACAATAAGCAGTGGTTGGTGTCCAAAGAAATGCAGGGAAGATCTGTTGCAGGTGGACTCAAAAGGGTCTTAACTTACCCAAACAATGAAAGATGAAGTGGAAGTGGGGTAGTTCCCATTTTGCAATTAACCTACTAATTCGACAGAAACCTGTCTGTGGAAACGCAAAGCAGATTGTACAAATGCACCTGCTGTATCCATTATTTCAACAAGAAAGCACCCAAATAAGCTGGCTGTTATCCCCTGAATCATTACAAAACAAATCTTACTAGTACAGGATTAAACCAAAAGGGTTTTATTATAAGCACTAAACCAACGTAGTATACATTCCTTCAAACCTGGAAGGAAATAATGTTGTAGTAGAATAAGTGTTGCTTATGCACAAACCAATGTAATCAAACCTTTTCCCACGGCGCTACTAGGCCTACCCTCTTGTAATTAAGAACCTTAGGAGGCCTTCTTCTCTTTATATCTCTTAGCACAAACAGTGAAGATCAGCAAGTTGAAGAAGCTGAGCCCAGCCAAAAGCCAGAATAAATAATCAAGGTGCCCCGTATTTGAGTTATCTGGTATCCATCCTGTCTTCCCACCCGTGGTTGTGAGGTAAGTTACCATGCTCAGAATAAAAGAGCTCAGGTAATCTCCCAAAGATTCAGCCAGGAGGGACAAAGCACTGCATAGACTCCGCATGGCATCTGGAGACTGTTCATAGAAGAATTCAAGCTGACCAATGTATGTAAAGATCTCTGATGTACCTATCAACATATACTGGGGAATTTGCCACAAGATACTGAGGGGAACTGCAACAGCATCACCAACCAATCCAAGCTCTTTTACAAGCTGCAAGCGCTTAATCTCTAGCAAAGCAGCAGCTGTCATTGATAGCATAGAAATGAACAAGCCAATTCCCATACGCTGCAACTCTGAAAAGACCCTCTCTTTGCCAGTGAACTTCCTTGCAATTGGAACAATGATCCTATCATAGATTGGAACCCCGAAAATAACACTAAAAACATCAATTGTGGTCATAGAAGCAGGAGGGATGTTGAAAGAACCAATTGTCTTGTCCATCAGCATCCCTTGTTCCACAAAGATTGTACTCATTTGGGCATGGACAGCAGAAAAGACAATGCCTGTAGCCCAGATCGGAAACATGCGGATCAAAATCTTCAATTCCTCCACCTGAGTCATAGTACAAAGCCTCCATGGATCACTGAAGTCCCCAACTTTTATCTCAGCCTCTGACATTATAGCAGCTTTATCAAGGAATCTAGAGGAAATAGGAATTAGTTAAGTTCCTTTGATAAAAGATTTTAGTGGATTTTTAAATGATGAGGCAAACTTGCTAAAATGAGGATAAGGCaatacaaatcaataaaaaggaATTCATTAAGGCAGAGACAGGTCTGTTGAAACTTTCTTCCCAGTGCTCCTTTGGCAtatcagataaaataaatatgtcagCATAAACTTGCTCTCTAGTCTCTTCacataaactaaacaaaattcCCATTAATATGTAGTCTCAACACCAAATGAAATTGCAAGTAGACCTTGTAAAGACGAAGTTCAGAGGAAAGGCGAACAGATAAAGGACCATATGTCTAATAACAGACTgccaaaaatcaattcaactgAAAAGTCAGTGATTCTTCTGCTGCCAGATagagaataaaaacaaagtattcCACAAAATAACATGCCATTATTTAAGCCTCTTTTGCGtggttaataaatatatatttcaaagaaTGCAATGAGGGGAACCATGACAAGATATTAGAAGGGGAAGAGTGAGCAGAGTTCGACAGTGGGCGTGCGTTAATACATTAATAAAGTGGtagcaaaaaaacatataactgCATAGTGTAAGCTTACACAAACATGAGTTGTTAACAACTAAAATAAGAGAGGATATGAACTTCACAGAATATGAAAATTTTCTGTGCACACACTATGCTTGCATGATTTATAAGTTATGCTTGAACTTGCCTCAAATAAGGCATTGTAGTGTTAACTAGAAAGGCCATTCTTAACCACTATTCACATTTGATGATCAACTTTTGAATTTGCATACAGAACAAAACAGAAGATTCAACTCTTCTTGCATATGTAAATCACTATTTCACTGGATGACAATCAATTTTGATAGCAAAAACGCACATCAAATAGAATGGCCAGTTCAAAACTGAGGAAAGTAGATCAGgtaaggagaaagaagaagaaaaatacttCAATTCATTGCTGTGCGCTAGTTTCCAGGTTCCCTCAATGGTTGAGTGTTTTTCTTGGGTTTCATATAGGAGACTAATGTCTTGGGGAACCTCCAAATTCCTCTTATGGAATGATGCAACCACAACTTGGCACATTCTAGTAATTGGGCTCCCCGCTGGCCTCTGAAATCTATAAAGGGGTGTGCCTGAAAAGAAGAT
This is a stretch of genomic DNA from Populus alba chromosome 11, ASM523922v2, whole genome shotgun sequence. It encodes these proteins:
- the LOC118038368 gene encoding protein NRT1/ PTR FAMILY 8.3 isoform X1; its protein translation is MSLGEEQALLLEDELLVQNENNGLYTGDGSVNINGTAVLKQKTGNWTACSFILGNECCERLAYYGIATNLVTYLTGKLHEGNVSAAKNVNIWAGTCYFTPLIGATLADSYWGRYWTIFAFSTIYFIGLCTLTLSATIPVLKPAECIGSLCPPATPAQYGVFFFGLYLIALGTGGIKPCVSSFGADQFDDTDPKERVKKGSFNWFYFSINIGCLVLSSLMVYIQDKAGWGLGFGIPALFMGIAIAIFFSGTPLYRFQRPAGSPITRMCQVVVASFHKRNLEVPQDISLLYETQEKHSTIEGTWKLAHSNELKFLDKAAIMSEAEIKVGDFSDPWRLCTMTQVEELKILIRMFPIWATGIVFSAVHAQMSTIFVEQGMLMDKTIGSFNIPPASMTTIDVFSVIFGVPIYDRIIVPIARKFTGKERVFSELQRMGIGLFISMLSMTAAALLEIKRLQLVKELGLVGDAVAVPLSILWQIPQYMLIGTSEIFTYIGQLEFFYEQSPDAMRSLCSALSLLAESLGDYLSSFILSMVTYLTTTGGKTGWIPDNSNTGHLDYLFWLLAGLSFFNLLIFTVCAKRYKEKKAS
- the LOC118038368 gene encoding protein NRT1/ PTR FAMILY 8.3 isoform X2, encoding MSSGEEQTLLLEDELLLQNENNGLYTGDGSVNINGTAVLKQKTGNWTACSFILGNECCERLAYYGIATNLVTYLTGKLHEGNVSAAKNVNIWAGTCYFTPLIGATLADSYWGRYWTIFAFSTIYFIGLCTLTLSATIPVLKPAECIGSLCPPATPAQYGVFFFGLYLIALGTGGIKPCVSSFGADQFDDTDPKERVKKGSFNWFYFSINIGCLVLSSLMVYIQDKAGWGLGFGIPALFMGIAIAIFFSGTPLYRFQRPAGSPITRMCQVVVASFHKRNLEVPQDISLLYETQEKHSTIEGTWKLAHSNELKFLDKAAIMSEAEIKVGDFSDPWRLCTMTQVEELKILIRMFPIWATGIVFSAVHAQMSTIFVEQGMLMDKTIGSFNIPPASMTTIDVFSVIFGVPIYDRIIVPIARKFTGKERVFSELQRMGIGLFISMLSMTAAALLEIKRLQLVKELGLVGDAVAVPLSILWQIPQYMLIGTSEIFTYIGQLEFFYEQSPDAMRSLCSALSLLAESLGDYLSSFILSMVTYLTTTGGKTGWIPDNSNTGHLDYLFWLLAGLSFFNLLIFTVCAKRYKEKKAS